Proteins from a single region of Campylobacter concisus:
- a CDS encoding YifB family Mg chelatase-like AAA ATPase codes for MKSLRCATYGDGLKIIDVESIFSRGLPGFSIVGLASTSIKESTERVKAALLALDFSFPAQKITINLSPSDLPKSGSHFDLAIALLIALQKAKSLEKIFVFGELGLDGSVKSTANLFSILLFLSTQVKNAKVLVSKEIAQKASMIPNLEIYAVSTLEEAIRFFNDAEFAKSIRFNATHELFSNVIEISGKRYVPNLNFDLDFKDVLGQDRAKRACVIAAVGMHNILFEGSPGSGKSMCAKRLVYIMAPQSLEEVLKSAAYRSLNLQDSEFTSTRAFRSPHHTSTKSSIFGGGSNVAKIGEIALANGGVLFFDEFPHFSKQVIESLREPLEDNQIHIARVNSKVTYETKFIFVAAQNPCPCGNLFSRNLNCKCSENEIKNYKSRISAPVLDRIDLKVAMDESSPNDRSSLSSQQMSDMVLKAFIFQKKRDQDELNGKLNNAQVEKFCLLDNEAREILQKAASRYNLSQRGIKRTLRVARSIADLDESEQILKPHILEALSFRA; via the coding sequence TCTTCTCTCGCGGGCTTCCTGGTTTTAGCATCGTTGGGCTTGCAAGCACAAGCATAAAAGAGAGCACAGAACGCGTAAAAGCAGCACTTCTAGCACTTGATTTTTCCTTTCCAGCACAAAAGATAACCATAAATTTATCCCCTTCAGATCTGCCAAAAAGTGGCTCACATTTTGACCTGGCTATCGCTCTTCTTATAGCTCTTCAAAAGGCAAAAAGCTTAGAGAAAATTTTTGTATTTGGTGAGCTTGGACTTGATGGAAGTGTAAAAAGCACGGCAAATTTATTTTCTATCTTACTTTTTTTAAGCACGCAGGTAAAAAACGCAAAAGTCTTAGTGTCAAAAGAGATAGCACAAAAAGCTTCAATGATCCCAAATTTAGAGATTTATGCGGTTAGTACTCTAGAAGAGGCGATTAGGTTTTTTAATGACGCAGAATTTGCAAAAAGTATACGTTTTAACGCTACTCATGAACTATTTTCAAATGTGATAGAAATTTCTGGCAAAAGATATGTTCCAAATTTAAACTTCGACCTTGATTTTAAGGACGTTTTGGGTCAGGATCGCGCCAAAAGAGCCTGCGTTATTGCAGCTGTTGGCATGCACAATATTTTATTTGAAGGCAGTCCAGGTAGCGGCAAAAGCATGTGCGCAAAACGCCTAGTTTATATCATGGCGCCACAAAGCTTAGAAGAGGTGCTAAAGTCTGCCGCTTACCGCTCTTTAAATCTTCAAGATAGTGAATTTACAAGCACTAGAGCTTTTCGCTCACCACATCATACCTCGACAAAAAGTTCAATATTTGGTGGTGGCTCAAATGTCGCAAAGATCGGTGAAATCGCACTTGCAAATGGCGGAGTACTTTTTTTTGACGAGTTTCCTCACTTTTCTAAACAAGTGATAGAGAGCCTTAGAGAGCCACTAGAGGACAATCAAATTCATATCGCAAGGGTAAATTCTAAAGTGACTTATGAGACTAAATTTATCTTCGTAGCCGCTCAAAATCCATGTCCTTGTGGAAATTTATTCTCTCGCAATCTAAATTGCAAATGCAGCGAAAATGAGATAAAAAACTACAAATCAAGAATTTCAGCTCCAGTGCTCGACCGCATTGATTTAAAAGTTGCTATGGACGAGAGTTCGCCAAATGACAGGTCGAGTTTGAGTTCACAGCAGATGAGTGATATGGTTTTAAAAGCCTTTATCTTTCAAAAAAAGCGCGATCAAGATGAGCTAAATGGCAAACTAAATAACGCACAAGTAGAAAAATTTTGTCTATTAGATAATGAAGCAAGAGAAATTTTACAAAAGGCGGCCTCGAGGTACAATCTTTCTCAAAGAGGTATAAAAAGAACACTTAGAGTGGCTAGAAGCATCGCTGACCTTGATGAGAGCGAGCAAATTTTAAAGCCCCATATCTTAGAGGCGCTTAGTTTTAGGGCATAG
- the purN gene encoding phosphoribosylglycinamide formyltransferase, whose product MLTKKIAVLFSGSGSNLEAILKKVHNQIFNGIKIEVCLCICNKPGVYGIERAKKFGLDTTIIESAKFANREEFDAAVVEQILKSGAELTVLAGFMRILTPVFTSKIKAINLHPSILPLFKGAHAIKESFESEMMLGGVSVHYVNEELDGGKLIAQRTFEREDSMSLEDWESKIHAIEHEILPDSIIKILTKEANV is encoded by the coding sequence ATGCTTACGAAAAAAATAGCCGTACTTTTTAGCGGTAGTGGCTCAAATTTAGAAGCGATACTTAAAAAAGTTCATAATCAAATTTTTAATGGCATAAAAATCGAAGTTTGCCTTTGTATCTGCAACAAGCCAGGCGTATATGGTATAGAGCGTGCTAAGAAATTTGGGCTTGATACGACGATAATAGAGAGTGCCAAATTTGCAAATAGAGAAGAATTTGACGCTGCAGTTGTGGAGCAAATTTTAAAAAGCGGCGCTGAACTAACGGTGCTTGCTGGGTTTATGAGGATATTAACTCCTGTTTTTACATCAAAGATAAAAGCCATAAATTTACATCCTTCCATATTGCCACTTTTTAAGGGCGCTCATGCGATAAAAGAGAGCTTTGAGAGCGAGATGATGCTCGGCGGAGTTAGCGTGCACTACGTGAACGAGGAGCTTGACGGAGGTAAACTCATCGCACAAAGAACGTTTGAAAGAGAAGATAGTATGAGCTTAGAGGATTGGGAGAGCAAAATCCATGCGATAGAGCATGAAATTTTGCCTGATAGCATAATAAAAATTTTAACAAAGGAAGCAAATGTTTGA
- a CDS encoding NAD(P)H-hydrate dehydratase, which produces MKNLYLDTRVLDERASEKFDLSEEILMENAATGIANFIRKKFKKGVRVLGVCGSGNNGADVLCALRMLEGEFECEFILASKNLKPLAAKQLKRAKFAGVRESKDVENSLNGAKCIIDGLFGSGLNRNLDKNHIELISKINKSSAYTIACDIPSGLSSDGKMLGTCVKADITITMGARKLGLYSDAAKDFVGKVKLATLGISSQNYECESNYHLLQKSDLVLPNRKNQCVNKGDFGHAFIISGEHVGASMLCAKAAFAFGAGLVSVIGEQGLNLPTHIMQASKISDKMNAGAVGMGLGKKGIEELDTQILKSKKLVLDADIFYSAKVLDLLNENCVLTPHPKEFCSLLKLCNIADIDVKTLQENRFAYAKAWSEKFKAVLVLKGANTIIAKDGQIYIMPYGKNTLAKGGSGDVLSGLVLALLAQGYESLDAAISATLAHALSLKNFKKNSYALEPTDIIKGVKCLRKK; this is translated from the coding sequence ATGAAAAATTTATATTTAGACACGAGAGTTTTAGACGAGAGAGCGAGCGAGAAATTTGACCTCAGTGAAGAAATTTTAATGGAAAACGCCGCCACCGGCATAGCAAATTTTATCCGTAAGAAATTTAAAAAAGGCGTGAGAGTACTTGGCGTTTGTGGTAGCGGAAACAACGGCGCTGACGTGCTTTGTGCCTTAAGGATGCTAGAGGGCGAGTTTGAGTGTGAATTTATTCTAGCTAGTAAAAATTTAAAGCCACTAGCCGCCAAACAGCTTAAGCGAGCTAAATTTGCTGGAGTGCGTGAGAGTAAAGATGTAGAAAATAGCTTAAATGGTGCAAAATGCATCATAGACGGGCTTTTTGGCTCTGGCTTAAATAGAAATTTAGACAAAAATCACATAGAGCTTATCTCAAAGATAAACAAAAGCTCTGCCTACACTATCGCTTGTGATATACCAAGTGGACTAAGTAGTGACGGCAAGATGCTAGGTACTTGCGTAAAGGCGGACATCACGATAACAATGGGAGCTAGAAAGCTTGGGCTTTATAGTGACGCAGCAAAAGACTTTGTTGGCAAGGTAAAGCTCGCTACTCTTGGCATAAGCTCTCAAAACTATGAGTGCGAGAGCAACTATCACCTACTTCAAAAAAGCGACCTTGTGCTTCCAAATAGAAAAAATCAGTGCGTAAATAAGGGCGACTTTGGCCATGCTTTTATCATATCTGGCGAGCATGTTGGAGCTAGCATGCTTTGCGCAAAGGCGGCATTTGCCTTTGGGGCCGGGCTAGTTAGCGTGATAGGCGAGCAGGGCTTAAATTTACCAACGCATATCATGCAAGCTAGCAAGATAAGCGATAAAATGAACGCTGGAGCCGTTGGCATGGGGCTTGGCAAAAAGGGCATAGAAGAGCTTGATACGCAAATTTTAAAGAGCAAAAAGCTTGTTCTTGACGCTGATATTTTTTACAGCGCAAAAGTGCTTGATCTGCTAAATGAAAACTGTGTTTTGACGCCTCACCCAAAGGAATTTTGCTCACTTTTAAAGCTTTGTAATATAGCAGATATCGACGTAAAAACATTACAAGAAAATAGATTTGCTTATGCTAAGGCTTGGAGCGAGAAATTTAAGGCCGTGCTAGTACTTAAAGGCGCAAATACGATAATCGCCAAAGACGGGCAAATTTATATCATGCCTTATGGTAAAAATACGCTTGCAAAAGGTGGCAGTGGTGACGTGCTAAGCGGACTTGTACTTGCTCTTTTAGCTCAAGGCTACGAGTCACTGGATGCTGCTATCTCGGCTACACTAGCTCATGCGCTTAGCCTTAAAAATTTCAAAAAAAACAGCTACGCGCTCGAGCCAACAGACATTATAAAAGGAGTAAAATGCTTACGAAAAAAATAG
- a CDS encoding TerC family protein encodes MFEWFSSPEAWISLLTLTGLEIVLGIDNIIFIAILVGKLPQEQRGSGRIVGLGLAMVTRILLLLSLFWIMKLTKPLFTIAEFSISGRDLVLILGGLFLLVKSTLEIHSSVSGESEEHKNSKKSHANFLVIVSEIAVLDIVFSLDSVITAVGMAEHIEIMIIAVILAVGVMMIASKGISNFVDNNPTIKILALAFLVLVGMTLVAEGLGFHIPKGYIYFAMAFSLAVESINIYAKKKMLAK; translated from the coding sequence ATGTTTGAATGGTTTAGTTCGCCAGAAGCGTGGATATCACTACTTACATTAACTGGCTTAGAGATAGTTTTAGGCATAGATAACATTATATTTATCGCTATTTTGGTAGGTAAACTACCTCAAGAGCAGCGTGGCAGTGGTAGGATTGTTGGCTTAGGGCTAGCTATGGTGACTAGAATTTTACTTTTACTCTCATTGTTTTGGATCATGAAGCTTACGAAGCCACTCTTTACTATCGCGGAATTTAGCATAAGCGGCCGAGATTTGGTGCTTATACTGGGCGGTCTATTTTTACTTGTAAAATCAACCCTTGAAATACATTCTAGTGTTTCTGGCGAAAGCGAAGAGCATAAAAATAGCAAAAAATCACATGCAAATTTCTTGGTTATCGTAAGCGAGATAGCTGTTTTGGATATTGTTTTTTCTCTTGATAGTGTTATCACGGCTGTTGGAATGGCTGAGCATATAGAGATAATGATCATAGCTGTTATTTTAGCAGTTGGTGTAATGATGATAGCGTCAAAAGGTATTTCTAATTTTGTAGATAATAACCCAACTATAAAAATTTTAGCACTTGCATTTTTAGTGCTTGTAGGCATGACGCTTGTTGCTGAAGGATTAGGATTTCATATTCCAAAGGGATATATATATTTTGCGATGGCATTTTCATTGGCAGTGGAAAGTATAAATATCTATGCTAAAAAGAAAATGTTAGCTAAATAA